The following coding sequences lie in one Salvelinus fontinalis isolate EN_2023a chromosome 21, ASM2944872v1, whole genome shotgun sequence genomic window:
- the LOC129818921 gene encoding uncharacterized protein LOC129818921 isoform X1 encodes MINFLIFLLKTRQKYQVIFCSVTPLNVCVCVCVCVCRLNTNGPKRTWQQVKIKYKNILQNAVKKNTHRQGTGGGSPKADLTPAEDMALELNKGRPVLEGIPGGKETSIGSSQDATRFIQVSGSTVFLLEPPAQAPDDADPGEGPSAAATAHDGDDDEEETISLDSRRHEDPDAIQWENQPGNISSQAIRKLYGNHLRHQIELADIDIQYKKKKMENLALESEIKKRTIRKLDLEIKKLERELQEDDTAQNKN; translated from the exons atgataaattttttgatatttttactgaaaacaagacaaaaataccaagtaattttttgcagtgtgactccattaaatgtgtgtgtgtgtgtgtgtgtgtgtgtgtgtagattaaacacgaacgggccaaaacggacatggcagcaggtcaaaatcaaatacaagaacattctgcagaatg cagtgaaaaagaatacccacagacaaggcacgggtggtgggtcaccaaaggctgaccttaccccagcagaggacatggccttggagctaaataaaggcaggcccgtcttagaggggatccctggggggaaagagacgagcataggttcctcccaagatgccacccgcttcattcaag tgtctggcagcactgtgttcctgttagagccaccagcacaagcaccagacgatgctgatcca ggtgaaggccccagtgcagcagcaacagcacatgatggagacgatgatgaggaggagaccatctctctggattccagaaggcatgag gacccagatgctatacagtgggaaaaccagcctggcaacata agctcacaagctatcagaaagttgtatggcaaccacctccggcaccaaatagaactggcagacatagacattcagtacaagaagaaaaagatggaaaatcttgcactggagtccgaaataaaaaagaggacaattaggaaactggaccttgaaataaaaaaacttgagagggag ctccaagaagatgacacagctcaaaataaaaattag
- the LOC129818921 gene encoding uncharacterized protein LOC129818921 isoform X2: MALELNKGRPVLEGIPGGKETSIGSSQDATRFIQVSGSTVFLLEPPAQAPDDADPGEGPSAAATAHDGDDDEEETISLDSRRHEDPDAIQWENQPGNISSQAIRKLYGNHLRHQIELADIDIQYKKKKMENLALESEIKKRTIRKLDLEIKKLEREVRYAFNVHCMLTVTQMY; the protein is encoded by the exons atggccttggagctaaataaaggcaggcccgtcttagaggggatccctggggggaaagagacgagcataggttcctcccaagatgccacccgcttcattcaag tgtctggcagcactgtgttcctgttagagccaccagcacaagcaccagacgatgctgatcca ggtgaaggccccagtgcagcagcaacagcacatgatggagacgatgatgaggaggagaccatctctctggattccagaaggcatgag gacccagatgctatacagtgggaaaaccagcctggcaacata agctcacaagctatcagaaagttgtatggcaaccacctccggcaccaaatagaactggcagacatagacattcagtacaagaagaaaaagatggaaaatcttgcactggagtccgaaataaaaaagaggacaattaggaaactggaccttgaaataaaaaaacttgagagggaggtgagatatgccttcaatgtacactgtatgctaactgtaacacaaatgtattaa
- the LOC129818922 gene encoding uncharacterized protein LOC129818922 encodes MSKIQLFRVFLNQRLTAAAEEIFGAVEQTIAQYQEECSRTKEENDRLQKRLDIVIQPEIKVHRADIQQLIVSKEEVPPEQQHCEKEWSPNLGQEVKEEQEELRTSQVEEQLQWLEEEFIFSSAFVKSHYGQVSSWNSHFPSSSNEQITESDGEDYRLLEPTSDSQTLATVNLDCSVANSMGSLVCHMKMHAKDADDSGVCEKKLIPRRVCKITSKLILTLGFLVMFVVNVLL; translated from the exons ATGTCTAAAATACAGTTGTTCAGAGTGTTTCTCAACCAGCGATTAACAGCGGCTGCTGAGGAGATATTCGGGGCAGTTGAACAAACGATAGCACAGTACCAGGAAGAATGTTCCCGTACAAAGGAGGAGAACGACCGTCTACAGAAACGGTTGGATATCGTAATTCAACCTGAAATTAAGGTACACCGAGCAG ACATCCAGCAGCTCATTGTCTCTAAGGAAGAGGTTCCCCCTGAGCAGCAACACTGTGAGAAGGAATGGAGCCCCAATCTGGGGCAGGAGGTAAAAGAGGAACAGGAAGAACTCAGGACCAGTCAAGTGGAAGAGCAGCTTCAATGGCTGGAGGAAGAGTTCATATTCTCTTCTGCCTTTGTGAAAAGTCACTATGGTCAGGTTTCAAGTTGGAACTCACATTTTCCCAGCTCCTCAAATGAACAGATCACAGAATCTGATGGAGAGGACTACAGATTATTAGAACCAACCAGTGACTCCCAGACCCTCGCTACAGTTAATCTAGACTGTTCTGTAGCTAACTCCATGGGTTCTCTAGTTTGTCATATGAAAATGCATGCGAAGGACGCAGACGATAGTGGTGTGTGTGAAAAAAAGTTGATTCCACGGAGAGTATGCAAGATCACCTCCAAACTCATATTGACGCTAGGTTTTCTTGTGATGTTTGTAGTTAATGTTTTACTATGA